CGGGTGCGTCAGCCGCTCAGGAGACACCGCCCGCGCCCACGGAAGGTCGGGCCGCCGGGGCCGGCTCTCCCTGACGCGGTCAGGCCCGCGCGTCGCCCCAGCGCAGCGCGGTGCCTTCCTCGCCCTGGTAGGTGGTGTGGCCGCCGCGGTCCACCACGTACAGCGGCGAGGCGATCACGTCGGTGAAGGTCGCACCCGCATTCAGTCGGGTGTAATCGAACAGCACACTGCGAACCAGGTGGCTGCCGGCACGCAGCTGGCACCCATTGCCCAGCCATGCCGGGCCTTCGATGGTGACACCGTCCTCGATGTCGCTGCCCGAACCGATGTAGACCGGGCCAGTGATGTTGACCTTGTCCCAGTTCACGCGTGTGTTCAGCCCCACCCAGACGCCCGGGCGCACTTCCTTGCCCGGCATGCGCATGTCGGCGATCTCGCCTTTCAGCACGCGCTGCAGCACGGTCCAGTAGTCCGTCACCCGGCCGATGTCGATCCAGTGGAACGGGTGGCTCTGGGCAAAGAACGGCAGCCCCTGCTTCACGAGCAACGGGAACAGCTGGCTGCCGATGTCGAACTCGACACCACGCGGCACCAGTTCGAGCACCGCCGGCTCGAAGATGTAGATGCCCGTACTGGCCAGATTGGACAGCGCCTCTTCGGGCTTGGGCTTTTCCTGGAAGGACTGCACCCGGCCGTCGTCACCGGCCACCACGACGCCGTAGTTCTTCACCTCTTCGCGCGACACGGGCAGGGTCACGACCGTGGCCATGGCCTTCTTGGCATGGTGCTCTTCGAGGGCGGCGGTGATGTCGAGGTCGATGATCGCGTCGCCGCACAGCACCAGCGTGGTGTCGTCGAAAAAGCCAGAGAAATCCTGGATGTGGCGCATGCCACCCGCAGAGCCCTTCGGCCGGGGCACGATTTCGCCATGCTCGCGCACGCCCTCGTACGAATAGCCGATCTCCACACCCCACCGGCTGCCGTCCCCGAAGTAGTTCTCGATCTTCCAGTGGTGGTAAGCCACGTTGATCATGATCTCGCGCACACCGTGGCGGGCCAGGTGCTCGATGATGTACTCAAGGACCGGCTTGCCCAGGATGGGGATCATCGGTTTGGGCATGCCCTTGGTGAGTGGGCGGATCCGGGTCCCTTGACCGGCCGCCAGGATCATGGCTTTTGTCATTTTTCGTTGATGTGTCGTAAGAGGCAGACCGCCCGATTGCACCACAAGGAGGATGACAGCCAAGCGACCGCCCCCCAAGAGGATGCCCCGTCACACCAGTTTGAAACCGCTGCGTTGCAGAAGTTGCACGGCGCAGGCCTGCCCCGTCAATTTGTCACGGGCAAATGGATGACAAAGCAACTGCCGCCACCCTGGCGGGCTTCGCATCGCACCTTGCCACCGTGCCGCTCGGCGATCTGCCTCACCAGGCTCAGACCTAGCCCCACGCCGCCCGCGTACTCGGCATGCCCGGGCAGCCGGTAGAAGGGCTCGAAGATGCGATCACGCTGCTCGGGTGGCACCCCGGGCCCCCGGTCGCAGACGCGCAGCTCGACAAACCGCGGCTGGGCATCCAGCTCGAGCTCGATCTCCGGACCGCCGTAGCGCCGGGCGTTCTCGAGCAGGTTGCGCACGGCACGGCGCAGCAGGCGCTCGTCGCCCGGATAAGGCTGGGCGGGCACCTGCACCGGAGAGACCTCGGCATTGACACGGCGCGCCTCCTCGATGGCCAGCCCGAGCAGGTCGACCGGCTGGCGCTCGATGTCCGTGCGGGCATCGAGCCGGCTGGCCAGCAGCACCTCTTCGACCAACGCGTCGAGTTCGCGAATGTCCTGGTGGATCTCTTCCTTGATCTGCGCGGCGCGCTCGGGCGGCATGTCGGCCATGATGGACACGGCCATCTTCAGGCGGGCCAGCGGCGAACGCAGTTCGTGGCTGGCGTTGGCCAGCAGGCTGCGGTTGGCGGTGACCAGGTCTTCGATGCGCTGCGCGGTGTCGTTGAAGCTGGCGGCCAGCGCGGCCACTTCGTCGCGCCCCTCCACGGTCACGCGGTGTTGCAGTTGCCCGGATCCGAACGCCTCCACCCCGTCCCGCAGGGCTTTGAGCCGGCGGGTGAGCCGGTTGGCCACGGGCCATGCCCCGATGGCGACGGCAATGAACAACAACACCAGCGAGGTGATGAGCGCGGGCACGCCCTCCACCAACCACAAGGGCAGGAACGCAGGCGGGAAGTCGGACCACCAGCCGTGCGGCGCCCCTCGCGGCTCGACCGGGGGCGCACCCCGCGTGAACGGCGGCGGGCCTTCAGCGCCGTGGCCCATGCCGGGCGGAGGCGGTGGCCCCATCCCGCCGGGCAACACGCGCAAGCGCAACGAACCAGGGCGCAGCATCCACAAGGTGCGGCCGTCCGACAGACGGGATTGCTGCAGGCGGCCGCGCATGTCCGGCGCGCGCCGCAGGATGTCGGCGAGCAGGGGAGAGGTCGCCAGGCGCTCGCCACGGGCGTCGTCCAGCGCCATGGGCATGCGCAGTCGCTCCGACCAGTCCAGCAGCGCGTTGGCCTGCTCCTCGACCGGCGCCGTCACGGGCGGCAGGCTGTTCTCCAGCAGTTCGGCCCAGGCGGCCGCGCGCTCGGCGTGGAAGGCGCGCGTCTGCAGTTGTTCACGCTGGTGCTCGAGGTTGCGCTGCGCCAGCCAGCCTGACACCAGCGCAAAGATCAGCAGGACCGCGACGACGGCCAGGTAAATGCGCAGCGCGAGCGTCTTCATCGGGCGTCGACGTCGGCGTCCTGCTTCTTCGCGAAGACGTAGCCCACGCCGCGCACGGTCAGGATGCGGCGCGGCTCCTTGGGCTCGTCCTCGATGGCGGCACGGATGCGCGAGATGTGGACATCGATGGAGCGATCGAAGGCTTCCAGCGGGTGCCCTTTGAGCGCGTCCATGATCTGGTCACGGCTCAGCACGCGGCCGGGATGCTGGGCGAGCACCGACAGCAGGTCGAACTGATAGGACGTGAGGTCGCACGGTTTGCTGTCGAGGCGCACCTGGCGCAGGCCGGTGTCGATCTCGAGGCGGCCAAAGCGCCAGACATCGTTGTCGTCGGTCGCCGGGCCGGTGCGCCGCAGGAGGGCGCGCAGGCGGGCGAGCAGCTCGCGCGGCTCGAAGGGCTTGGGGAGGTAGTCGTCTGCCCCGATCTCCAACCCGACGATGCGGTCGGTGGGTTCGCCGCGCGCACTCAGCATCAGCAGCGGCAGGCTGCGTGTACGCGGCGAGGCACGCAACTCCCGGCACAGGTCCAGCCCGTCGCCGTCCGGCAGCATGAGATCGAGCACCAGGGCGTCGAAGGCCTGGCGCGCAATCAGTTCACGGCCAGCTGCCAGACTGGGGGCACACGACACGAGGTAGCCGTGGCTGCGCAGGTAGTCACCGACCATGGCACTGAGGCGAAGGTCGTCGTCAATCAGCAGGATGTGCTCGCTCATGTCCGGCATTGTCGCGCGCTCCATGCTCACCGTGCGTCAGGGCGCTCCGCGCCGTCGCGGCCGTGATGCCGGTGATGCATGCGGTCGCCGCCGCGACGGTCCATGCGCGCCTGCACTTCCTTGGCAAAGGTGGCGCGCTGCTCGGGCGTCAGCACCTTGGCGATGTCGACCGCGGCCTGCAGCATGCGCTGGCTGACCTGATCGTGATGGGCGTGCAGTTGCTGGCGAAGCTTCTCCGCGCCGGCCGCATCGACCTGGGGCTGGGCGAGCAGCGCCAGCATCGCACGGTAAGGGTGTGCCGGCTGGCCGTCTGCCCCTGGCGGCAGCTTGCTGTGCAGCGTCTGCATGTCAGCACGCGCCTTGTCGGCGATCTCGCGGATCTGCTTGCGCTGAGGGTCGGTGGCCCTCACGGTATCGAGCATGCGGTCCAGGCCGCGGCCTTCGAAGGGCATGCCCATCATCATGCCGCCATGGCCATACCCGTGCCCATGCGGCATCGTGGCCTGAGCCGCAGGCGCATTGGCGCCGCCCGTGTTGCCAGGCGAGGCCGCCCAGGCGTTCGCCGACCAGACAGTGAGGGCCGTGGCGCCGGCGAGCAGCATGCCCAGGGCCCAGCCCTGGCGGCCAAGGGGTTGGCTGGCATGCGCGGTGCGAGAGGAATTCGTCATCTGCTTCTCCTGGTTGAAAGCCGTTGTGGCCTGTGAAGAAGAGGATGCGCTGCGGGGGTAAAGCGGCTGTGGCCCGGGGGTAAAGATCTGTGAAAGCCGCTCACACCCGAACGCCAAAACAGAAAAGCCCGCTGCCTTTCGGCAAACGGGCTTTTGTATGGCGGAGAGGGTGGGATTCGAACCCACGGTACGTTATGCACGTACGCCTGATTTCGAGTCAGGTACATTCGACCACTCTGCCACCTCTCCTGAAAACGGTGCATCCGTGGTCAACGGCGTAGACCGCGACTATAGCAGGTTTTTCACCCGCCTCACCTGCTCGCGCGTTGCATCAGACCGACAACACCTCGGCGCCCCCCAGATAGGGACGCAACGCGGCCGGCACGCGGATGCTGCCGTCGGCCTGCTGGTGGTTCTCCAGCACGGCCACCAGCGCGCGGCCCACGGCCAGGCCCGAGCCGTTGAGCGTGTGGACCAGTTCGTTCTTGCCCTGCGCGTTCTTGAAGCGGGCCTGCATGCGGCGCGACTGGAAGGCCTCGCAGTTCGAGCACGAGCTGATCTCGCGGTAGGTGTTTTGCGCGGGCAGCCACACCTCAAGGTCGTAGGTGCGCGCTGCACCAAAACCCATGTCGCCCGTGCACAGCGCCATCACGCGGTACGGCAGCTCCAGCTTCTGCAGGATGGCTTCGGCGTGGCCGACCATCTCTTCCAGCGCGGCGTTGCTCTGCTCCGGCGTGGTGATCTGCACCATCTCGACCTTGTCGAACTGGTGCTGGCGGATCATGCCGCGGGTGTCACGGCCGGCACTGCCCGCTTCCGAACGGAAGCACGGCGTGTGGCCCGTGAGCTTGATGGGCAGTTGGTCCACCGGCACGATGGTGTCGGCCACGGTGTTGGTGAGCGTGACTTCGCTGGTGGGAATCAGGTACCACTTGCTGTCGGCGTCTTCCGCATCGCCCGACGTGACGTGGAAGAGGTCCTGCTCGAACTTGGGCAGCTGGCCCGTGCCCTGCAGTGCCGGCGCCTTCACCAGATAGGGCGTGTAGCACTCGGTGTAGCCATGCTCCTGGGTCTGCACGTCCAGCATGAAGGCGGCGAGCGCGCGGTGCAGGCGGGCAATGGGGCCCTTCATGAAGGTGAAGCGTGCGCCCGACAGCTTCGAACCGGTTTCGAAATCGAGGCCCAGCTTCTCGCCGAGGTCGACGTGGTCGCGCACGGTGAAGGCATAGGCGCCCGGGGTGCCCCAGCGGCGCACCTCGACGTTGCCCGACTCGTCCGAGCCCACAGGCACGCCGTCCTGGGGCAGGTTGGGCACGGCCTGCAGCATGGCCAGCAGCTCGGTCTGGATGCCCTCCAGGCGCTCGGCCGAGGCCTTCAGCTCATCGGCAATGCCGGCCACCTCGGCCATCACGCGTTCGACCTCGGCTGCGGTGTCTTCGCCCTTGGCTGCCTTGCCCTTGAGCATGCCGATCTGCTTGGACAGGCTGTTGCGCTGGGCCTGCAGTTCTTCAGTGCGGGTCTGGATGCGCTTGCGCTCGGCCTCCAGCTCACGGAAGCGCGCCTCGTCGAGGAAGGGCTGCGGGTTCTTGCGCAGGGCCAGTTTGGCGAGCACGCCGTCGAGGTCTTTGCGCAGCAGGGCGATGTCGAGCATGGTGTGTGTCGATGAGAGAGAGTCAGGGGTGACGGGTGGCGCTCAGGCCTGGCCCCGTTCGGAAGGCAGCGGGCGATCGAGGCCGGTGCCGCCCAGGCCTTTGGGCAGCGGGAAGCGCACGTGCTCTTCCACGCCCTGCATGCGGCGCACCGAAACCGCGCCCAGCGCCTTGAGCTGGCCGATGACGCGCTGCACGAGCACGTCAGGCGCCGAGGCGCCGGCCGTGAGCCCGACGCGCGGGCGGCCCTCGAACCAGCTGGACTGCAGGTCTTCCGGGCAGTCGACCATGTAGGCGGGCGTGCCCAGGCGCTCGGCGAGTTCCCGCAGGCGGTTGCTGTTGGAGCTGGTCGGGCTGCCCACCACGACCACCACATCGACCTGCGGCGCCATGATCTTCACGGCGTCCTGACGGTTCTGGGTGGCGTAGCAGATGTCCTGCTGCTTGGGCTCGCGGATGTGCGGAAAGCGCTGCTTGATGGCGTTCAGGATGCCCGCCGCGTCGTCCACCGACAGCGTGGTCTGGGTGACCACAGCCAGCTTCTCGGGGTTGTGCACCTGCACGCGGGCCACGTCGTCGATGTCTTCGACGAGGTAGATGCCGTCGGACAACTGGCCCATGGTGCCTTCGACCTCGGGGTGCCCCTTGTGGCCGATCATCAGGAACTCGTAGCCCTCACGGCGCAGCTTGGCCACCTCGATGTGCACCTTGGTGACCAGCGGGCAGGTGGCGTCGAAGATGCTGAAGCCGCGGCGCTCGGCCTCCTGGCGCACTTCCTGGCTGACGCCGTGGGCGCTGAAGATCAGCGTGGCGCCCGCGGGCACCTCGGCCAGATCCTCGATGAAGATGGCGCCCTTGGCCTTCAGGTCGTTGACGACGTAGGTGTTGTGGACGATTTCGTGGCGCACGTAGATGGGCGCGCCGAACTGGGCCAGCGCCCGCTCGACGATCTCGATGGCGCGGTCGACCCCCGCGCAGAAGCCGCGGGGCTCGGCCAGCAGGACGTCCTGCACGTGGGGCGTCAGAGGCACGGGGCGGCCCTCACAACACGCCGATCAGCTGCACCTCGAAGGTGACGGGCTGGCCGGCCAGGGGGTGGTTGAAGTCGAACAGCGCCCACTCGTCGGTGGTCTCGCGCACGACGCCGGCAAACGAGCCGCTGCCATCGGGCGTGGGGAACTGCACCACGTCGCCGACATTCCAGGTCTCGTCCGGGTCGCCCAGCTGGCGCAGCAGCGACAGCGCCACCTTCTGCACCATCTCCGGGTTGCGCGGGCCGAAGGCTTCGCCAGGCTCGAGCTCGATGACGGTACGGGTGCCTTCGATCAGGCCCACCAGGCGGGCTTCCAGGGCAGGCGACAGTTCGTTGGAGCCGATCGACAGCGTGGCCGGCTTGTCGTTGAAGGTGTTGACCAGGTCTTCGCCATCCGGCCCGGCCAGACGGTAGTGCAGGGTCAGGAAGGAGCCGGGTTGAACGGTGGGCGCAGCAGAGGTCATGGTCAGGACCGCCTTGAAGACGGGCGGGTTCCGTGGAGGCAGGAAAAGCATGATTTTGCCGCAGTCCACCAATCAGGAGGATGGGCGGGTTGATCGGCGCTGCCGACAATCGCCCGCAAAAACAGGAAGACACGATGAAGGACCTGCCTGCCGCGATGCGGCCACGGGAGAAACTGCTGGCGCTCGGCCCCGGCGCGCTGGCCGACGCCGAGTTGCTGGCCTTGTTGCTGCGCACCGGCATGAAGGGGCTGGGCGTGCTGCAACTGGCCGAGAAACTGCTGGCCGAGCTGGGCGGCTTTGCCGGCCTGCTGCACGCCGAACCGGCCCGGCTCAAGGGCCTGAAGGGCCTGGGCCCGGCCAAGCGCGCCGAGCTGCTGGCCGTGATGGAGATGGCCCGCCGCGGCCTGAGTGGCACCCTGCAGGCGCAGCCGGTGTTCAACTCGCCCCAGGCGGTGAAGGACTACCTCCAGATGCGGCTGGGCGCCCTGCCCCACGAGGTGTTTGCCGTGGTGTTTCTGGATGCGCAGCATCGGCTGCTGGCCTGCGAGGAGCTTTTCAGGGGCTCACTCACGCAGACGTCGGTGTACCCCAGAGAGGTCGTCAAGCGCACGCTGGCGCTCAACGCAGGCAGCGTGATCCTGGCGCACAACCACCCGTCGGGCGTGCTCGAACCTTCACGTGCCGACGAGCTGCTGACGCAGACACTCAAGAGCAGCCTGAACCTCATCGACGTCAAGGTGCTGGACCACGTGGTGGTGGGCCGAGGCGGGGCGCTGTCGTTCGCCGAGCGCGGCCTGATCTGAGCCCGCCCTCGATGCTGGGGCGACTCCCGATGCGACGCGCCCCGGAACAGCCTGCATCTTGAGTTAGGCTTGACCCCGTGAAAAACGGGACCAAGCCCCCCTCTCAGGCCCCCTCGTCCACGCCGCTGCGCGACTTTGCCGACCTTAAGAAGGCATTGAAGCAGGCGGCGAAGGAAACGGCCGCCCGCCTCGAACGCGAACGCGCCGAACGCGCGCAGCGCGAGGCCGCACAACGCCGTCACGAGGCCGAAGCCGAGCTGTTCAAGCGCTCGGTGGGGCAGGTCAACCGGCTGCCGGACACGGGCCGCATTCTGGGAGGCGGCCCCCGCCCCGAGCCCGTGCCGGCCAGCAAGCAGCAGGACGAGCAGGCCGTGCTCAAGGAGTCGCTGTCCGACGAGTTCGACGTCGAGAGCCTGCTGGAAACCGACGCATCGCTGTCATGGCGGCGCACCGAGATCGGCATCGACGTTGTGCGCAAACTGCGCCGCGGTGTGTGGGCCCTGCAAGGCGAGCTCGATCTGCACGGACTGCGCACCGATGAGGCGCGTGAGCGGCTGGTCGGTTTCCTGCGCGAGGCCCAGACCAAAGGATGGCGCTGTGTGCGCGTCGTGCATGGCAAGGGTCTGGGCTCACCGGGCCGCCAGCCCGTGCTCAAGGACAAGGTGCACCGCTGGCTTGTCCAGAGCGAACGGGTGCTAGCCTTCGTGCAGGCACGGGCCGATGAAGGCGGTCATGGTGCGGTGGTGGTGCTGCTGCAATCCACCAGCAAGCCGGGTGCACCCGGCGGGGGCTGAACCCGCCCGGCGTCAGACGCCCTGGTTGCGCATCCAGTCGGCGGTCTGGAAGAAGGCCTTCTGCAGACGCGGCACCAGGTCGGCTTCGACCCCGATGTCGGCCATGGCCTGGTCCATGCATCCCACCCACTGGTCGCGCTCGCGGATGCCGATGGGGAACGGCATGTGGCGCGCACGCAGGCGGGGATGGCCGAAGCGCTCGATGTAGTGGTTCGGGCCGCCGAGCCAGCCGCTGAGGAACCAGTAGAGCTTGTCACGGGCCTCGTCCAGCGTGCTGCCGTGCACGGCACGGAGTTCGCGGTAGGCCGGCTCCAGGTCCATCAGGTCGTAGAAACGGTCGACCAGTTCGCGCACGCGTGCATCGCCGCCCAGCAGCTCGTAGGCCGTGGGCTGGCTCAGGTCATCGGTATCGGTATCGCTTGCAGACATGGGGCGGCACTCTAGCAGGCGGGCCTGCGCCCAGGGTCAGCGCGGCGAAGCCAGCCGCGCCGCCACCTGCAGGATGCCCTGTGCGGCCGCACTGCCCGGGTGCAGCTCGAGCAGCAGCGAGCGCTTGCGCACGGCTTCGCGCACCGCCGAATCGAGCGGGATGTCGCCCAGCAGCTGCAGGCGCGGGGGCACCCCCTTGGGGCCCTGCACGAAGCGCTCGACCACCTGCTGAAGCTGATTGCAGATCGCACGACCGTCTCCGGGCCGGCCCACCTGGTTCACCACCAGGTGCAGCACTTCCCGGCCCTGCTGGGCCGACAGCACCTTGATGGTCGCGTAGGCGTCGGTCAGGGAGGTGGGCTCGGGCGTGGCCACGACGACCACGTCCTGCGCCATCGAGACGGCATGCAGCACGACGTCGGAGATGCCGGCGCCGGTGTCGATCAGGATGACGTCGAAGCGCGGCTTGACCGCCTCGAAGATGCCTTGCAGCTGGTCACGCACTTCGGGCGTGAGGCGCGAATACTCGACCAGACCCGATCCGGCCAGCAGCACCGAGAACCCGCCCGGCGCAGGCAGGATGGCCTCTTCCAGCTGCGCCTTGCCGGTGAAGACGTCGTGGAGCGTGATCTTCGGATAGAGGTTGAGGACCACATCGAGGTTGGCCAGGCCCAGGTCGGCATCCAGCACGAGCACCTTGAGTCCCTGCCGGCTGAGGGCCGCCGCCAGGTTGGCGCTGACAAAGGTCTTGCCGACACCGCCCTTGCCGCTGGTGATGGCCAGCGTGCGGGCAATGCGTGCAGACGCGGTGGGTTTCGGAGGAGCGGAGGCGGACATGGACACCATCATTCGG
This is a stretch of genomic DNA from Aquabacterium olei. It encodes these proteins:
- a CDS encoding sugar phosphate nucleotidyltransferase, which produces MPKPMIPILGKPVLEYIIEHLARHGVREIMINVAYHHWKIENYFGDGSRWGVEIGYSYEGVREHGEIVPRPKGSAGGMRHIQDFSGFFDDTTLVLCGDAIIDLDITAALEEHHAKKAMATVVTLPVSREEVKNYGVVVAGDDGRVQSFQEKPKPEEALSNLASTGIYIFEPAVLELVPRGVEFDIGSQLFPLLVKQGLPFFAQSHPFHWIDIGRVTDYWTVLQRVLKGEIADMRMPGKEVRPGVWVGLNTRVNWDKVNITGPVYIGSGSDIEDGVTIEGPAWLGNGCQLRAGSHLVRSVLFDYTRLNAGATFTDVIASPLYVVDRGGHTTYQGEEGTALRWGDARA
- a CDS encoding sensor histidine kinase yields the protein MKTLALRIYLAVVAVLLIFALVSGWLAQRNLEHQREQLQTRAFHAERAAAWAELLENSLPPVTAPVEEQANALLDWSERLRMPMALDDARGERLATSPLLADILRRAPDMRGRLQQSRLSDGRTLWMLRPGSLRLRVLPGGMGPPPPPGMGHGAEGPPPFTRGAPPVEPRGAPHGWWSDFPPAFLPLWLVEGVPALITSLVLLFIAVAIGAWPVANRLTRRLKALRDGVEAFGSGQLQHRVTVEGRDEVAALAASFNDTAQRIEDLVTANRSLLANASHELRSPLARLKMAVSIMADMPPERAAQIKEEIHQDIRELDALVEEVLLASRLDARTDIERQPVDLLGLAIEEARRVNAEVSPVQVPAQPYPGDERLLRRAVRNLLENARRYGGPEIELELDAQPRFVELRVCDRGPGVPPEQRDRIFEPFYRLPGHAEYAGGVGLGLSLVRQIAERHGGKVRCEARQGGGSCFVIHLPVTN
- a CDS encoding winged helix-turn-helix domain-containing protein, whose translation is MSEHILLIDDDLRLSAMVGDYLRSHGYLVSCAPSLAAGRELIARQAFDALVLDLMLPDGDGLDLCRELRASPRTRSLPLLMLSARGEPTDRIVGLEIGADDYLPKPFEPRELLARLRALLRRTGPATDDNDVWRFGRLEIDTGLRQVRLDSKPCDLTSYQFDLLSVLAQHPGRVLSRDQIMDALKGHPLEAFDRSIDVHISRIRAAIEDEPKEPRRILTVRGVGYVFAKKQDADVDAR
- a CDS encoding Spy/CpxP family protein refolding chaperone; its protein translation is MTNSSRTAHASQPLGRQGWALGMLLAGATALTVWSANAWAASPGNTGGANAPAAQATMPHGHGYGHGGMMMGMPFEGRGLDRMLDTVRATDPQRKQIREIADKARADMQTLHSKLPPGADGQPAHPYRAMLALLAQPQVDAAGAEKLRQQLHAHHDQVSQRMLQAAVDIAKVLTPEQRATFAKEVQARMDRRGGDRMHHRHHGRDGAERPDAR
- the serS gene encoding serine--tRNA ligase; amino-acid sequence: MLDIALLRKDLDGVLAKLALRKNPQPFLDEARFRELEAERKRIQTRTEELQAQRNSLSKQIGMLKGKAAKGEDTAAEVERVMAEVAGIADELKASAERLEGIQTELLAMLQAVPNLPQDGVPVGSDESGNVEVRRWGTPGAYAFTVRDHVDLGEKLGLDFETGSKLSGARFTFMKGPIARLHRALAAFMLDVQTQEHGYTECYTPYLVKAPALQGTGQLPKFEQDLFHVTSGDAEDADSKWYLIPTSEVTLTNTVADTIVPVDQLPIKLTGHTPCFRSEAGSAGRDTRGMIRQHQFDKVEMVQITTPEQSNAALEEMVGHAEAILQKLELPYRVMALCTGDMGFGAARTYDLEVWLPAQNTYREISSCSNCEAFQSRRMQARFKNAQGKNELVHTLNGSGLAVGRALVAVLENHQQADGSIRVPAALRPYLGGAEVLSV
- the ispH gene encoding 4-hydroxy-3-methylbut-2-enyl diphosphate reductase is translated as MTPHVQDVLLAEPRGFCAGVDRAIEIVERALAQFGAPIYVRHEIVHNTYVVNDLKAKGAIFIEDLAEVPAGATLIFSAHGVSQEVRQEAERRGFSIFDATCPLVTKVHIEVAKLRREGYEFLMIGHKGHPEVEGTMGQLSDGIYLVEDIDDVARVQVHNPEKLAVVTQTTLSVDDAAGILNAIKQRFPHIREPKQQDICYATQNRQDAVKIMAPQVDVVVVVGSPTSSNSNRLRELAERLGTPAYMVDCPEDLQSSWFEGRPRVGLTAGASAPDVLVQRVIGQLKALGAVSVRRMQGVEEHVRFPLPKGLGGTGLDRPLPSERGQA
- a CDS encoding FKBP-type peptidyl-prolyl cis-trans isomerase yields the protein MTSAAPTVQPGSFLTLHYRLAGPDGEDLVNTFNDKPATLSIGSNELSPALEARLVGLIEGTRTVIELEPGEAFGPRNPEMVQKVALSLLRQLGDPDETWNVGDVVQFPTPDGSGSFAGVVRETTDEWALFDFNHPLAGQPVTFEVQLIGVL
- the radC gene encoding RadC family protein, with protein sequence MKDLPAAMRPREKLLALGPGALADAELLALLLRTGMKGLGVLQLAEKLLAELGGFAGLLHAEPARLKGLKGLGPAKRAELLAVMEMARRGLSGTLQAQPVFNSPQAVKDYLQMRLGALPHEVFAVVFLDAQHRLLACEELFRGSLTQTSVYPREVVKRTLALNAGSVILAHNHPSGVLEPSRADELLTQTLKSSLNLIDVKVLDHVVVGRGGALSFAERGLI
- a CDS encoding Smr/MutS family protein; its protein translation is MKNGTKPPSQAPSSTPLRDFADLKKALKQAAKETAARLERERAERAQREAAQRRHEAEAELFKRSVGQVNRLPDTGRILGGGPRPEPVPASKQQDEQAVLKESLSDEFDVESLLETDASLSWRRTEIGIDVVRKLRRGVWALQGELDLHGLRTDEARERLVGFLREAQTKGWRCVRVVHGKGLGSPGRQPVLKDKVHRWLVQSERVLAFVQARADEGGHGAVVVLLQSTSKPGAPGGG
- a CDS encoding group II truncated hemoglobin — encoded protein: MSASDTDTDDLSQPTAYELLGGDARVRELVDRFYDLMDLEPAYRELRAVHGSTLDEARDKLYWFLSGWLGGPNHYIERFGHPRLRARHMPFPIGIRERDQWVGCMDQAMADIGVEADLVPRLQKAFFQTADWMRNQGV
- a CDS encoding MinD/ParA family protein — protein: MMVSMSASAPPKPTASARIARTLAITSGKGGVGKTFVSANLAAALSRQGLKVLVLDADLGLANLDVVLNLYPKITLHDVFTGKAQLEEAILPAPGGFSVLLAGSGLVEYSRLTPEVRDQLQGIFEAVKPRFDVILIDTGAGISDVVLHAVSMAQDVVVVATPEPTSLTDAYATIKVLSAQQGREVLHLVVNQVGRPGDGRAICNQLQQVVERFVQGPKGVPPRLQLLGDIPLDSAVREAVRKRSLLLELHPGSAAAQGILQVAARLASPR